A stretch of Pseudomonas taetrolens DNA encodes these proteins:
- the eat gene encoding ethanolamine permease — translation MPSEPTAAPAASSVDFEKVGSEYFQQRELKKGAAGWVLLVGLGVAYVISGDYAGWNFGLAQGGWGGMFIATLLMATMYLCMCFSLAELSSMIPTAGGGYGFARSAFGPWGGFLTGTAILIEYAIAPAAIAVFIGAYCESLFGIGGWMIYLAFYIIFIGIHIFGVGEALKLMFIITAVAAIALGVFLVSMVPHFSVANLLDIPVTEAKGASAFLPFGYVGVWAAIPYAIWFFLAVEGVPLAAEETKNPKRDLPRGLIGAMLVLVTFALLILVIGPGGAGAHHLMASGNPLVEALSKAYGGSTWMGSFVNLVGLAGLIASFFSIIYAYSRQIFALSRAGYLPRKLSETNKSKAPVLALIIPGIIGFGLSLTGQGDLLILVAVFGATISYVLMMAAHITLRIRRPKMERPYRTPGGIFTSGIALVLACVAVVAGFLVDPRVVIGAAVIYGVLIAYFAFYSRHHLVAGTPEEEFAAIQQAEKALH, via the coding sequence ATGCCTAGCGAACCCACTGCCGCTCCAGCGGCGTCCTCGGTCGACTTTGAAAAGGTCGGCTCCGAATACTTTCAACAACGCGAACTGAAAAAAGGCGCTGCCGGCTGGGTCCTGCTGGTGGGCCTGGGCGTTGCCTACGTGATTTCCGGCGACTACGCCGGTTGGAACTTTGGCCTGGCGCAAGGTGGCTGGGGCGGTATGTTCATCGCCACATTGCTGATGGCAACCATGTACTTGTGCATGTGCTTCTCGCTGGCCGAACTGTCTTCGATGATTCCCACCGCCGGCGGCGGTTATGGCTTTGCCCGCAGCGCTTTCGGCCCATGGGGCGGGTTCTTGACCGGCACCGCGATCCTGATTGAATACGCCATTGCGCCCGCCGCGATTGCGGTATTTATCGGGGCCTATTGCGAGTCTCTGTTCGGTATTGGTGGCTGGATGATCTATCTGGCGTTCTACATCATCTTTATCGGCATCCATATTTTTGGTGTCGGCGAAGCGCTCAAGCTGATGTTTATCATCACCGCCGTCGCCGCCATCGCCCTGGGCGTGTTTCTGGTCTCGATGGTGCCGCATTTCAGCGTCGCCAACCTGCTGGACATCCCGGTCACCGAGGCCAAGGGCGCCAGCGCGTTCTTGCCATTCGGCTATGTCGGGGTATGGGCCGCGATCCCTTATGCGATCTGGTTTTTCCTGGCGGTCGAAGGCGTGCCACTGGCCGCAGAAGAAACCAAAAACCCCAAGCGTGACCTGCCTCGCGGCCTGATTGGCGCCATGCTGGTGCTCGTCACCTTTGCCCTGCTGATTCTGGTGATCGGCCCGGGCGGTGCAGGCGCGCATCATTTGATGGCCTCCGGCAACCCGCTGGTCGAAGCATTGAGCAAGGCTTATGGCGGCTCGACCTGGATGGGAAGCTTCGTCAATCTGGTAGGGCTGGCCGGCCTGATTGCCAGTTTCTTCTCGATCATTTACGCCTACTCGCGTCAGATCTTCGCCTTGTCCCGCGCAGGTTATCTGCCGCGTAAACTGTCCGAAACCAACAAGAGCAAAGCACCCGTACTGGCGCTGATCATCCCTGGCATCATCGGCTTCGGGCTGTCGCTGACCGGCCAAGGTGACTTGTTGATTCTGGTGGCCGTGTTTGGCGCGACGATTTCCTACGTGCTGATGATGGCGGCGCACATCACCCTGCGCATTCGACGCCCCAAAATGGAGCGCCCGTATCGCACACCGGGCGGTATTTTCACTTCAGGCATCGCATTGGTGCTGGCTTGCGTCGCCGTCGTCGCCGGTTTCCTGGTTGACCCGCGCGTGGTGATTGGCGCAGCCGTGATCTATGGCGTATTAATTGCCTACTTTGCTTTCTACAGCCGGCATCATTTGGTGGCAGGTACCCCGGAAGAGGAATTTGCAGCCATTCAACAAGCCGAGAAGGCTTTGCATTAA
- the exaC gene encoding acetaldehyde dehydrogenase ExaC, whose translation MRYAQPGTEGSIVSFKSRYGNYIGGEFVAPVKGQYFTNTSPVTGKAIAEFPRSTAEDIDKALDAAHAAADAWGATSVQARSLVLLKIADRIEQNLELLAVTETWDNGKAVRETLNADVPLAADHFRYYAGCIRAQEGSAAEIDGNTVAYHIHEPLGVVGQIIPWNFPLLMAAWKLAPALAAGNCVVLKPAEQTPLSITLLMELIGDLLPPGVLNVVQGFGKEAGEALATSKRIAKIAFTGSTPVGSHIMKCAAENIIPSTVELGGKSPNIFFADIMQAEPAFIEKAAEGLVLAFFNQGEVCTCPSRALVQESIYDDFMKVVMRKVEAIKRGDPLDTDTMVGAQASEQQFDKILSYLEIAKSEGAELLTGGAVAKLEGDLATGYYIQPTLLKGTNKMRVFQEEIFGPVVSITTFKDEAEALAIANDTEFGLGAGLWTRDINRAYRMGRAIKAGRVWTNCYHLYPAHAAFGGYKKSGVGRETHKMMLDHYQQTKNLLVSYDINPLGFF comes from the coding sequence ATGCGTTACGCACAACCCGGTACTGAAGGCTCGATCGTCTCGTTCAAGAGCCGTTACGGTAACTACATCGGCGGCGAATTCGTGGCGCCCGTCAAAGGCCAGTACTTCACTAACACCTCCCCGGTAACCGGCAAAGCCATTGCCGAATTCCCGCGTTCAACGGCGGAAGACATCGACAAAGCCCTCGATGCTGCCCACGCGGCCGCCGATGCCTGGGGCGCGACCTCCGTCCAGGCGCGCTCTCTGGTACTGCTGAAAATCGCTGACCGTATCGAACAGAACCTCGAACTGCTGGCTGTCACCGAAACCTGGGACAACGGCAAAGCCGTGCGCGAAACCCTGAACGCAGACGTACCGCTGGCGGCGGACCATTTCCGTTACTACGCCGGCTGCATCCGCGCTCAAGAAGGCAGCGCTGCGGAAATTGACGGCAACACCGTGGCCTACCATATCCACGAACCCCTGGGCGTAGTCGGGCAAATCATTCCGTGGAACTTCCCGCTGCTGATGGCCGCCTGGAAACTTGCGCCTGCGCTCGCCGCCGGTAACTGCGTGGTGCTCAAACCTGCCGAGCAGACCCCATTGAGCATCACCCTGCTGATGGAGCTGATCGGCGACCTGCTGCCGCCGGGCGTGTTGAACGTCGTACAAGGCTTTGGCAAAGAAGCCGGTGAAGCCTTGGCCACCAGCAAGCGCATTGCCAAAATCGCCTTCACGGGTTCGACGCCTGTGGGTTCGCACATCATGAAATGTGCAGCGGAAAACATCATCCCGTCGACGGTAGAACTGGGCGGCAAGTCGCCGAACATCTTCTTCGCCGACATCATGCAGGCCGAACCAGCCTTTATTGAGAAGGCCGCTGAAGGTCTGGTACTGGCGTTCTTCAACCAGGGCGAAGTCTGCACCTGCCCGTCACGGGCGCTGGTACAAGAGTCGATCTACGACGATTTCATGAAAGTGGTCATGCGCAAGGTCGAAGCGATCAAACGCGGCGACCCGCTGGACACCGACACCATGGTCGGCGCCCAAGCCTCTGAGCAGCAGTTCGACAAAATCCTGTCCTACCTTGAAATTGCCAAGAGCGAAGGCGCAGAACTGCTGACCGGCGGCGCTGTGGCCAAGCTCGAAGGCGATCTGGCAACCGGCTATTACATCCAACCGACCCTGCTCAAGGGCACCAACAAGATGCGCGTGTTCCAGGAAGAAATCTTTGGCCCGGTGGTGAGCATCACCACCTTCAAGGACGAAGCCGAAGCCCTGGCAATTGCCAACGACACCGAGTTTGGCCTCGGCGCCGGTCTGTGGACCCGCGACATCAACCGCGCCTACCGCATGGGCCGGGCCATCAAGGCCGGTCGTGTGTGGACCAACTGCTACCACCTCTACCCGGCACACGCCGCGTTCGGTGGCTACAAAAAGTCCGGTGTCGGCCGTGAAACCCACAAGATGATGCTCGATCACTATCAGCAGACCAAAAACCTGCTGGTGAGCTACGACATCAACCCGCTGGGCTTCTTCTAA
- a CDS encoding sigma-54-dependent Fis family transcriptional regulator translates to MHSTDLSRHARQVIDVTRGGLQGRGPGSDPSIVRSWQRCLEDYHLDPAQTLAPTVLEHGRILEGRERLQQVLQIAGHEMNSLHQQLSGAGHAVLLTDARGVILNCVTAPSERKVFEQAGLWLGADWSEAREGTNGIGTCLVERQALTIYQDEHFRGRHTGLTCSASPVFDPQGELLAVLDVSSARHEASRQSQFHTMALVNLSAKIIESSYFLHHFEHQWLLRFHLQADSVGLFSEGMLAFDGDGVICAVNQSALNLLGRVRAGLLGQTVDSVFDCTRDELFSRASEHASTSWPLRSREGRRLFAALRGQRRRGPGPVAVQAEPAPVCVPVPVRVSNICLGDQALQTDFRRALRVFERDVALLINGETGSGKEAFAKAVHQASQRSAKPFVALNCAAIPESLIESELFGYRGGSFTGARKEGMQGKLQQADGGTLFLDEIGDMPLALQTRLLRVLEDRLVVPIGGDPQAVNVRIISATHRNLQERVADGSFREDLYYRLNGLEIGLPALRDRSDKSQLLDFLLAEEAGQEPLVISRPARQALLDFSWPGNVRQLRNVLRTLAALCDSGVIEFDELPPAIRQQPSRAPETCELSEASGHPLEDAEKIALLMALEQHRWHMTHTAQQLGVSRNTLYRKLRKHGIERQRA, encoded by the coding sequence ATGCACAGTACGGATTTGAGCCGGCACGCCCGGCAAGTCATCGACGTCACCCGGGGCGGACTTCAGGGCCGAGGCCCCGGAAGCGACCCTTCTATCGTTCGCTCATGGCAACGCTGCCTTGAGGATTACCACCTTGATCCAGCGCAGACCCTTGCGCCAACGGTGCTTGAGCACGGCCGCATTCTGGAAGGCCGCGAGCGCTTGCAGCAGGTGTTGCAGATTGCCGGGCATGAAATGAACAGTCTGCACCAACAGCTTTCCGGAGCCGGGCATGCGGTGTTGCTGACCGATGCCCGCGGGGTGATCCTCAACTGTGTCACCGCCCCCAGCGAGCGCAAGGTGTTCGAGCAGGCCGGCCTGTGGCTGGGCGCTGACTGGAGTGAAGCCCGTGAAGGCACCAATGGCATTGGTACGTGCCTGGTGGAGCGTCAGGCGCTGACGATTTATCAGGACGAACACTTTCGAGGCCGGCACACCGGGCTGACGTGTTCCGCGAGCCCGGTGTTCGATCCCCAGGGCGAGCTGCTGGCGGTGCTGGACGTGTCTTCTGCCCGACACGAGGCTTCGCGTCAGAGCCAGTTCCACACCATGGCCCTGGTAAACCTCTCGGCCAAAATCATTGAAAGCAGCTACTTCCTGCATCATTTTGAGCACCAATGGCTGCTGCGCTTCCATTTGCAGGCCGATTCCGTCGGACTGTTCAGTGAAGGCATGTTGGCGTTTGATGGCGACGGCGTGATTTGCGCGGTGAACCAAAGCGCCTTGAACCTGTTGGGCAGGGTGCGCGCCGGCTTGCTCGGGCAAACCGTCGACAGTGTGTTCGACTGCACCCGTGATGAGCTGTTCTCACGGGCCAGCGAACACGCCAGCACCAGTTGGCCGTTACGCAGTCGTGAAGGGCGCCGGCTGTTTGCGGCATTGCGCGGCCAGCGTCGCCGGGGCCCCGGCCCGGTAGCGGTGCAGGCTGAACCGGCTCCTGTCTGCGTCCCGGTCCCGGTACGCGTAAGTAATATCTGCCTCGGCGACCAAGCGTTGCAAACCGACTTTCGCCGAGCGCTGCGGGTATTTGAGCGGGACGTCGCGCTGTTGATCAACGGTGAAACCGGCTCAGGCAAAGAAGCTTTCGCCAAGGCAGTGCATCAGGCCAGCCAGCGTTCCGCCAAGCCTTTTGTGGCGCTTAATTGTGCGGCAATCCCCGAGAGCCTGATCGAGAGTGAGCTGTTCGGTTATCGCGGCGGCAGTTTCACCGGGGCCCGCAAGGAGGGGATGCAGGGCAAGTTGCAGCAGGCCGATGGCGGCACCCTGTTTCTGGACGAAATCGGCGACATGCCACTGGCGTTGCAAACCCGACTGTTAAGGGTGCTGGAAGATCGCCTGGTGGTGCCAATTGGCGGTGACCCGCAAGCGGTCAACGTGCGCATCATCAGCGCGACCCACCGCAATCTGCAGGAGCGCGTGGCAGACGGTAGCTTCCGTGAAGACTTGTACTACCGGCTCAACGGGCTGGAAATCGGCCTGCCGGCCTTGCGTGATCGCAGCGACAAGTCGCAATTACTGGACTTTCTACTGGCCGAAGAGGCGGGGCAGGAGCCTCTGGTTATCAGCCGCCCGGCGCGTCAGGCGTTGCTGGACTTCTCGTGGCCGGGCAACGTGCGTCAATTGCGAAATGTGCTGCGCACATTGGCGGCGCTGTGTGACAGCGGGGTCATTGAGTTTGATGAATTGCCGCCCGCTATTCGTCAGCAGCCCTCCCGAGCGCCTGAGACTTGCGAGCTCTCCGAGGCTTCCGGGCATCCGCTGGAAGATGCCGAGAAAATCGCCCTGCTCATGGCTCTGGAGCAGCACCGCTGGCACATGACGCACACCGCGCAGCAATTGGGTGTGAGCCGTAATACCCTGTATCGCAAGTTGCGCAAGCACGGGATCGAACGCCAGCGCGCATAA
- the mpl gene encoding UDP-N-acetylmuramate:L-alanyl-gamma-D-glutamyl-meso-diaminopimelate ligase, giving the protein MHIHILGICGTFMGSLAVLAKELGHHVTGSDANVYPPMSTQLQAQGIELTQGYEPSQLDPAPDLVVIGNALSRGNPAVEYVLNKGLPYVSGPQWLADHVLQGRWVLAVAGTHGKTTTSSMLAWVLEHAGMAPGFLIGGVPQNFAVSARLGDTPFFVVEADEYDSAFFDKRSKFVHYRPRTAILNNLEFDHADIFPDLPAIERQFHHLVRTIPSEGLVIHPTTEPALQRVIEMGCWTPVQTTGANGQWQARLLSEDGSRFEVLFEGTLQGTVEWDMTGQHNVANALATLAAARHVGVVASLGIAGLNVFKSVKRRMEKVAEVHGITLYDDFAHHPTAIATTLDGLRKRIGDAQLIAVIEPRSNSMKLGAHRDGLPQSVIQADHVVWYAPANLGWDLAGTVASSPVPTQVCDSLESIIDEVKAHARPGTHVVIMSNGGFGGLHVKLAEALQ; this is encoded by the coding sequence ATGCACATTCATATTCTTGGTATTTGCGGCACTTTCATGGGTTCGCTGGCGGTGTTGGCCAAAGAACTGGGCCATCACGTCACGGGTTCTGACGCGAACGTCTACCCGCCAATGAGCACTCAGCTGCAAGCTCAAGGTATTGAGTTGACCCAGGGTTACGAGCCGTCCCAGCTTGATCCTGCACCTGATCTGGTGGTGATAGGCAACGCCTTGTCGCGTGGCAATCCGGCGGTGGAGTATGTGCTGAACAAGGGCCTGCCCTACGTGTCCGGCCCGCAATGGCTGGCAGACCACGTGCTGCAGGGCCGTTGGGTGCTGGCGGTGGCCGGTACCCACGGTAAAACCACCACCAGCAGCATGCTGGCGTGGGTGCTGGAACATGCGGGCATGGCCCCGGGCTTCCTGATTGGCGGTGTTCCGCAAAACTTCGCGGTGTCGGCTCGCTTGGGTGATACCCCGTTCTTCGTTGTTGAGGCCGATGAATACGACAGCGCCTTCTTCGACAAGCGCTCGAAGTTTGTCCATTACCGCCCGCGCACCGCGATCCTTAATAACCTTGAGTTCGATCACGCCGACATCTTCCCGGATCTGCCGGCGATCGAGCGGCAATTCCACCATCTGGTGCGCACCATTCCGAGCGAAGGCCTGGTGATCCACCCGACCACCGAGCCGGCCTTGCAGCGAGTGATCGAAATGGGCTGCTGGACACCGGTGCAGACCACGGGCGCTAACGGCCAGTGGCAAGCCCGTTTGCTCAGCGAGGATGGTTCGCGGTTTGAGGTGCTGTTTGAGGGTACGCTGCAAGGGACTGTCGAGTGGGACATGACCGGCCAGCATAACGTTGCCAACGCCTTGGCGACCCTGGCGGCTGCGCGTCATGTAGGCGTAGTTGCCAGCCTGGGGATTGCCGGCCTTAACGTGTTCAAAAGTGTGAAGCGACGCATGGAAAAAGTCGCCGAAGTGCACGGTATTACCCTCTATGACGACTTTGCGCACCACCCGACTGCCATCGCCACCACCCTGGACGGGCTGCGCAAACGAATTGGTGATGCGCAACTGATTGCCGTCATCGAGCCGCGCTCCAACTCCATGAAGCTGGGCGCGCACCGTGATGGCCTGCCGCAGAGTGTGATCCAGGCGGATCACGTGGTGTGGTACGCACCGGCCAACCTGGGCTGGGACCTGGCGGGCACCGTGGCTTCGAGCCCGGTGCCGACACAGGTATGCGACTCGTTGGAGTCCATCATTGACGAGGTCAAGGCCCATGCCAGGCCGGGCACCCATGTGGTGATCATGAGCAATGGCGGTTTCGGCGGCCTGCACGTCAAGTTGGCGGAAGCTCTGCAATGA
- the ubiX gene encoding flavin prenyltransferase UbiX, with amino-acid sequence MNGPERITLAVTGASGMQYALRLLDCLVREDREVYFLISKAAQLVMATETDVRLPPKPLAMQTFLTEYTGAAAGQIRVYGKEDWMSPVASGSGAPAAMVVVPCSTGTLSAIATGACNNLVERAADVTLKERRQLILVPREAPYSSIHLENMLKLSNMGAVILPASPGFYHQPQTIDDLVDFVVARILNQLNIPQDMLPRWGEHHLGGDE; translated from the coding sequence ATGAACGGCCCGGAACGTATCACCCTGGCGGTGACCGGCGCTTCAGGCATGCAATACGCACTGCGCCTGCTTGATTGCCTGGTGCGCGAAGACCGTGAGGTGTACTTCCTGATCTCCAAGGCCGCGCAATTGGTCATGGCTACCGAAACAGACGTCAGGTTGCCGCCCAAGCCATTGGCCATGCAGACGTTTCTGACGGAATACACCGGGGCTGCCGCAGGGCAAATTCGGGTGTATGGCAAAGAAGACTGGATGTCGCCGGTGGCCTCTGGCTCGGGCGCGCCGGCGGCAATGGTGGTGGTGCCATGCTCCACCGGCACTTTGTCCGCGATTGCCACGGGCGCCTGCAACAACCTGGTGGAGCGGGCCGCGGACGTGACCCTCAAGGAGCGCCGCCAACTGATCCTGGTGCCCCGCGAGGCGCCGTACTCCAGCATTCATCTCGAAAACATGCTCAAGCTGTCGAACATGGGCGCGGTGATCTTGCCTGCATCGCCCGGGTTCTATCATCAGCCGCAGACCATTGATGACCTGGTGGATTTCGTGGTCGCGCGGATCCTCAATCAATTGAACATCCCGCAAGACATGCTCCCGCGCTGGGGCGAGCATCATCTGGGCGGCGATGAGTAA
- a CDS encoding oxidoreductase, translated as MYLTPQHILLAGATGLTGEHLLDRLLNEPTITRVLAPSRRPLAAHKRLENPVGDPAVFLPQLSGRVDIAFCCLGTTIKQAGSQEAFRAVDHDMVVAFAKRAREMGARHLLVISAIGADPKSSVFYNRVKGEMEQSLRAQDWPQLTIARPSLLIGERLEPRLAEQLAAPLSKLIPGKYHGIEACQLARALWRLALEEQDGVRVIESDELRKLGK; from the coding sequence ATGTACTTGACGCCTCAGCACATCCTGCTTGCAGGAGCGACTGGCCTTACCGGTGAGCACTTGCTTGACCGCCTGCTCAATGAGCCGACGATTACCCGCGTGCTTGCCCCTTCGCGCCGACCTTTGGCGGCGCACAAACGCCTGGAAAACCCGGTGGGCGATCCGGCTGTGTTCTTGCCACAACTCAGCGGGAGGGTGGATATTGCCTTTTGCTGCCTGGGCACCACGATCAAACAGGCGGGCTCGCAAGAAGCCTTTCGTGCCGTCGACCATGACATGGTCGTGGCCTTTGCCAAGCGCGCACGGGAAATGGGCGCACGGCACCTGCTTGTGATCAGCGCGATTGGGGCCGATCCAAAATCGTCAGTGTTCTATAACCGCGTCAAAGGTGAGATGGAACAGTCGCTACGCGCCCAGGACTGGCCACAGCTGACGATCGCCCGCCCCTCGCTACTGATCGGCGAACGCCTGGAACCGCGTCTGGCCGAGCAACTGGCTGCACCTTTATCCAAGCTGATACCCGGTAAATATCACGGTATCGAAGCCTGCCAGCTGGCCCGCGCCCTGTGGCGACTGGCGCTGGAGGAGCAGGACGGTGTCCGCGTGATTGAATCGGATGAACTGCGCAAGCTGGGCAAGTAG
- a CDS encoding CidA/LrgA family protein, whose protein sequence is MLLRGLTWLVLFQLIGTAINHLFVPVLPGPIIGLLLLLVFLMLRGQVGEPLSQAASSMLRYLPLLLVPPAVGVMVYASDIAADFWALAGALVLSLLISMAFIGVLMQRLLKRHSHSGDQP, encoded by the coding sequence ATGTTGTTACGCGGCCTGACCTGGCTGGTGCTGTTTCAATTAATAGGCACCGCCATCAATCATCTGTTCGTCCCCGTGCTGCCCGGCCCCATCATTGGGCTATTGCTGCTGCTGGTGTTTTTGATGCTGCGGGGTCAGGTCGGCGAACCCTTGAGTCAGGCGGCCAGCAGCATGCTGCGTTATTTGCCTTTGCTGCTGGTGCCGCCTGCCGTCGGGGTGATGGTTTACGCCAGCGACATCGCAGCCGATTTTTGGGCGCTGGCCGGGGCCCTGGTGCTGTCGCTGTTGATCTCGATGGCGTTTATCGGGGTGCTGATGCAGCGCTTGCTCAAGCGTCATAGCCATTCCGGGGATCAGCCATGA